From the genome of Spirochaetae bacterium HGW-Spirochaetae-1, one region includes:
- a CDS encoding mechanosensitive ion channel protein MscS has translation MQQYMDLLTSKIILGNTLWEYLCSLCIFIAGLVIVIAIKFILFKRLASWAKKTNTPYDDIIAKNMRGKIMPLLYFAAFYISIIRLNINENINRVLNVAVLALFIFFSVRFIMSVVIFWFEHYWERNEDDSSRKSIAMAMTAIFKVVLWSTAILIFLDNLGIKISAIIAGMGIGGVAVAFAAQALLGDIFSYFSILLDHPFEIGDFIIVENHMGTVEYIGIKTTRLRSLNGEQLIFSNTDLTGSRLQNYKRMERRRVKFRFGVTYETTVEQLKEIPAIVKGIIETIEMTDFDRTHFLEYGDFSLNFEVVYYVNSSEYNVYCDIQQEINLKLKEELDGRKVEFAYPTSTVYVKKS, from the coding sequence ATGCAACAATACATGGATCTACTGACATCAAAAATAATTCTGGGAAACACATTGTGGGAATATCTGTGTTCCCTGTGTATCTTTATCGCCGGTCTTGTCATTGTGATCGCCATAAAGTTCATTCTTTTTAAAAGGCTGGCCAGCTGGGCAAAAAAAACCAACACACCTTATGATGACATCATCGCGAAAAATATGCGGGGGAAAATAATGCCTCTCCTTTATTTCGCTGCCTTCTATATAAGCATCATACGCCTGAATATCAACGAAAATATCAACAGGGTCCTTAACGTGGCGGTTCTGGCACTGTTCATCTTCTTTTCCGTACGTTTTATCATGTCCGTGGTCATCTTCTGGTTCGAACATTACTGGGAACGCAATGAAGATGATTCCTCGAGAAAGAGTATCGCCATGGCCATGACTGCCATCTTTAAAGTCGTATTGTGGTCCACGGCTATCCTCATCTTTCTTGACAATCTTGGAATAAAGATTTCGGCCATCATAGCAGGAATGGGTATCGGCGGCGTTGCCGTGGCCTTCGCGGCCCAGGCCCTCCTGGGAGATATCTTCAGTTATTTTTCAATTCTGCTGGACCACCCCTTCGAAATCGGCGACTTCATCATCGTGGAAAATCACATGGGGACGGTTGAGTACATCGGCATTAAAACAACCCGGCTGCGGAGCCTCAACGGTGAGCAGCTCATCTTTTCCAACACGGATCTCACCGGATCACGCCTTCAGAATTATAAAAGGATGGAGCGCCGCCGCGTCAAGTTCAGGTTCGGCGTCACTTATGAAACAACGGTTGAACAGCTGAAGGAGATACCGGCAATTGTGAAAGGAATAATTGAAACAATTGAAATGACTGATTTTGACAGAACCCACTTCCTTGAATACGGTGACTTCAGCCTTAACTTCGAAGTTGTCTACTATGTAAATAGCAGCGAGTACAATGTCTATTGTGACATACAGCAGGAAATAAACCTGAAACTAAAGGAAGAACTGGACGGAAGAAAAGTGGAGTTCGCCTATCCCACCAGCACCGTCTATGTAAAGAAATCATGA
- a CDS encoding Holliday junction branch migration DNA helicase RuvB, whose protein sequence is MDDISRIVSTTKLTEDDLDQDRSLRPSILEEFIGQKKITENLKVFVESAKMRKEPLDHVLLAGPPGLGKTTLAFIIAHELGVNLRATSAPIIDKAGDLASILTNLEENDVLFIDEIHRLSPAIEEILYPAMEDRTIDIVVGQGVGAKSIKINLAPFTLVGATTRTGLLTSALRDRFGIPLRLDYYSPEELRIIARRSARILGCTIEDDAALEIARRARRTPRIVNRLLKRVVDFSVVQSCESVGIDITRYALERLDIDELGLDDMDRKILSVIIEKYSGGPVGLKTIAISVGEETDTLEDYYEPFLVQIGLLKRTPRGRVATSMAYKHLGIPVSSMNRDNIQESLFGDE, encoded by the coding sequence ATGGATGATATTTCCCGTATCGTCAGCACGACAAAATTGACCGAGGATGACCTGGATCAGGACAGATCCCTGCGCCCGTCCATACTGGAAGAATTCATCGGGCAGAAAAAAATCACTGAAAATCTCAAGGTCTTCGTGGAATCGGCCAAGATGAGGAAGGAACCTCTGGACCATGTACTTCTCGCCGGTCCTCCGGGTCTGGGGAAAACGACGCTTGCCTTCATCATCGCGCATGAACTGGGAGTCAATCTCAGGGCCACATCGGCGCCCATCATTGACAAGGCCGGGGATCTCGCGTCGATCCTCACGAACCTCGAGGAGAACGACGTTCTTTTCATAGATGAGATTCACCGGCTTTCACCTGCCATTGAGGAGATTCTCTATCCGGCCATGGAAGACAGGACCATTGATATTGTCGTGGGGCAGGGCGTGGGAGCCAAGAGCATCAAGATTAACCTGGCCCCTTTTACCCTGGTGGGTGCAACCACCAGAACCGGGCTTCTCACCTCGGCGCTGCGTGACCGTTTCGGCATCCCCCTGCGTCTTGATTATTACTCTCCCGAGGAGTTACGGATTATAGCCCGGCGTTCGGCCCGCATACTGGGGTGCACCATCGAGGACGATGCCGCGCTGGAAATAGCGCGAAGGGCAAGAAGGACTCCCCGTATCGTGAACAGACTCCTGAAACGCGTCGTGGATTTTTCCGTGGTGCAGAGCTGCGAATCCGTAGGTATCGATATAACCCGTTATGCCCTGGAGCGTCTCGATATTGATGAACTGGGTCTGGACGATATGGACAGAAAGATACTGTCTGTCATTATAGAAAAATACAGCGGCGGGCCCGTGGGCCTGAAGACCATCGCCATTTCCGTGGGCGAGGAGACTGATACCCTGGAAGACTATTATGAACCGTTCCTGGTGCAGATAGGCCTGCTCAAGCGTACGCCCCGGGGACGGGTCGCCACATCCATGGCATACAAACATCTGGGGATACCCGTCTCGTCCATGAACCGGGACAATATTCAGGAATCGCTCTTCGGCGATGAATAG
- a CDS encoding PTS sugar transporter subunit IIA, which translates to MVLAESLKKINILVKARSKNKWELIDEMVDLAVKNREISSADSEEIKMALVEREKSMSTGIGNGVAIPHCTTARVSDIIIILAISQKGIDFDSIDNNPVRIVILLLVPKNKLSQHIKSLANIAKVMGDEELREKIASLKTAESILKTIKNFKINK; encoded by the coding sequence ATGGTTTTAGCTGAAAGCCTGAAAAAAATAAATATACTCGTCAAAGCCAGATCAAAGAACAAGTGGGAATTGATCGATGAGATGGTTGATCTGGCAGTGAAGAACAGGGAAATATCCTCCGCCGACAGCGAAGAGATAAAGATGGCTCTTGTGGAGCGTGAAAAATCCATGAGCACCGGCATCGGCAACGGTGTGGCCATTCCCCATTGCACGACCGCAAGAGTATCGGATATAATAATTATTCTGGCTATCAGCCAGAAGGGGATTGATTTTGACTCTATTGACAACAATCCGGTCAGAATAGTGATTCTCCTCCTGGTACCTAAAAACAAGCTTTCCCAGCACATCAAGTCTCTTGCCAACATAGCAAAGGTGATGGGCGATGAAGAACTGCGTGAGAAGATCGCCTCGCTCAAGACGGCCGAATCGATTCTTAAAACAATTAAAAATTTCAAGATTAACAAATAA
- a CDS encoding molybdenum ABC transporter ATP-binding protein has translation MIRIEDVSLHTAEGKFILRDISWHIQRGENWVLFGRNGAGKTRLLEIITGYQFPSRGVVYRFGDSSAGNDIRELRKRIGYVGTPLREKFSPHEKIIDVVLSGIFASVGLYEEAEYSDRGYARDLLGLVGMDLRVNEPFGVLSDGEKQKIIMLRAIINEPELLILDEPSKGLDIGAREDLLEAIKKIDALGNSSILYVTHHIEEILPLFTRTYILKNGEQFFCGNTGEGITGESLTMLFERPIAVERIHDRYYPLLNP, from the coding sequence ATGATCAGAATTGAAGATGTATCTTTGCATACCGCGGAAGGGAAATTCATTCTCAGGGATATATCATGGCATATACAACGCGGTGAAAACTGGGTTCTGTTTGGAAGGAACGGGGCCGGGAAAACCAGGCTCCTGGAAATAATCACGGGCTACCAGTTTCCCAGCAGGGGCGTGGTATATCGGTTTGGTGATTCGTCTGCGGGAAATGATATCCGTGAATTGAGAAAACGCATCGGGTACGTGGGCACGCCGCTTCGGGAGAAGTTCAGTCCCCATGAAAAAATTATTGATGTCGTTCTGAGCGGGATATTTGCTTCGGTGGGACTGTATGAAGAGGCTGAGTACAGTGACCGCGGCTATGCCAGGGACCTTCTCGGCCTTGTGGGAATGGATCTCCGGGTGAATGAACCCTTTGGTGTGCTTTCCGATGGTGAGAAACAGAAGATCATTATGCTCAGGGCCATCATCAATGAACCGGAACTGCTCATCCTTGATGAGCCCTCGAAGGGGCTCGATATCGGTGCCCGCGAGGATCTGCTGGAGGCCATTAAGAAAATTGATGCCCTGGGTAATTCTTCAATATTGTATGTGACGCATCATATTGAAGAGATACTTCCTCTTTTTACCCGGACATATATATTGAAAAACGGGGAGCAATTTTTTTGCGGAAATACGGGAGAAGGAATTACCGGTGAATCTCTTACCATGCTCTTTGAACGTCCCATTGCCGTGGAGCGTATTCATGACCGGTATTATCCTCTTCTTAATCCTTAA
- a CDS encoding GNAT family N-acetyltransferase: MCIYIISEFLTNIRKSKAGTPMTDRQENYLSKVIPMERVIDMIKPGNRIFLSSGPATPVSTVNALLTSEKLNLQDLEIIQLITIFDSLMEKLDIATNRFRLKTFNVGESISKQVNEGNIDFIPANLIEIPAILQTGALGVDIAVIQTTPPDERGFMRLGIAVDVAAIVMKNAGIIIAEINPHVPVTYGETTLHVDQVDYLVESDEPLLERKNKPFNAVIDKIGWHISNLIPDESTVALHAGRIFDAVAKYLQTKKNLGILTHVISDWAIDLAKSGAISLDRNRFTGGQISTSYCYGSEELYRFVDRNPVFEFHPIAILANPFVIRRVHRLTSIMNVKKIDVTGEAVIFHSGDNLLSGYESKLNFAVGATFSKKGKAIVALRSTDQDGNSNIVISHDEKDASRVRSTLGVTRYVVTEFGVANLFGKSIRERLLAMIDIAHPDHREELLRQAKEKGYAYPDQIYLSQFAGNYPFELETRKLFKDGLEVKFRAIKASDEDMMRRLFYQFSDEAKYFRYFVKKSVMLHREMQKYVNTDYDKIISIVAIVEKGRTERIIAEARYAYDSHDDSYETAFIVDEQFQGQGIGTFLLNYLIRIAQERHIRQLKAFILPQNKTMIRVFDKCCIAPESGFEDGIAVKRINLENNACRLPEDNDSLS, translated from the coding sequence ATGTGTATATACATCATATCTGAATTTTTAACGAACATAAGAAAATCAAAGGCAGGAACACCTATGACTGATCGTCAGGAAAATTATCTATCCAAAGTAATCCCCATGGAACGCGTCATTGATATGATAAAACCGGGCAACAGGATTTTTCTCTCCAGCGGACCGGCCACGCCGGTTTCCACGGTAAATGCCCTGCTCACATCGGAAAAACTGAATCTCCAGGACCTGGAAATCATCCAGCTCATCACCATTTTCGACTCCCTCATGGAAAAGCTCGATATCGCCACAAACCGTTTCAGGCTCAAGACCTTTAACGTAGGAGAAAGCATCAGCAAGCAGGTTAATGAAGGGAATATCGATTTTATACCGGCTAACCTGATTGAAATACCGGCCATACTTCAAACAGGGGCTCTGGGAGTTGATATTGCCGTCATACAGACCACACCCCCCGACGAGCGGGGCTTCATGCGCCTCGGCATAGCCGTGGACGTTGCAGCAATCGTCATGAAGAATGCCGGCATAATTATAGCGGAAATAAATCCCCATGTACCCGTCACCTATGGAGAAACAACCCTTCACGTAGACCAGGTCGATTACCTGGTGGAAAGCGACGAACCGCTGCTGGAGAGAAAGAACAAGCCCTTTAATGCCGTTATCGACAAGATAGGCTGGCATATATCCAACCTGATCCCCGACGAATCTACGGTCGCCCTCCATGCCGGCCGCATCTTCGATGCCGTGGCGAAGTATCTGCAGACGAAAAAAAATCTGGGAATCCTCACCCATGTGATCTCAGACTGGGCCATAGACCTGGCGAAATCGGGCGCAATCTCCCTGGACCGCAACCGCTTCACGGGCGGACAAATCTCCACGAGTTACTGCTACGGCAGTGAAGAATTATACCGCTTCGTAGACCGAAATCCAGTCTTTGAATTCCACCCCATCGCCATACTGGCCAATCCCTTTGTCATACGGCGGGTCCACCGCCTCACAAGTATCATGAATGTTAAAAAAATTGATGTCACCGGCGAAGCCGTCATCTTTCATTCCGGCGACAATCTTCTTTCCGGTTATGAAAGCAAACTCAACTTCGCCGTCGGTGCCACCTTTTCAAAAAAGGGCAAAGCGATCGTGGCTCTCCGGTCCACGGACCAGGATGGGAACAGCAACATCGTCATCAGCCACGACGAGAAGGATGCCAGCCGCGTCCGTTCCACGCTGGGAGTCACCCGCTACGTCGTCACGGAATTCGGCGTGGCGAACCTCTTCGGCAAAAGTATCAGGGAGCGCCTCCTGGCCATGATCGACATAGCCCATCCCGATCACCGGGAGGAGCTGCTCCGGCAGGCCAAGGAAAAGGGGTATGCCTACCCTGACCAGATCTATCTCAGCCAGTTTGCCGGGAATTATCCCTTCGAATTGGAAACGAGGAAGCTGTTCAAAGACGGCCTGGAGGTAAAATTCCGCGCCATAAAGGCATCAGATGAAGACATGATGCGCCGGCTTTTTTACCAGTTCTCCGACGAAGCGAAATATTTCCGGTATTTTGTTAAAAAATCCGTCATGCTCCACAGGGAAATGCAGAAATATGTCAACACCGATTATGATAAAATAATTTCCATTGTTGCCATCGTCGAGAAAGGACGCACGGAACGCATAATAGCCGAAGCCCGCTATGCCTATGATTCCCATGATGACAGTTATGAGACGGCCTTTATCGTTGACGAGCAGTTCCAGGGGCAGGGCATCGGAACCTTCCTCCTTAATTATCTGATACGCATCGCCCAGGAGCGGCATATACGTCAGCTCAAGGCCTTTATACTGCCGCAGAATAAAACTATGATCCGGGTATTTGACAAGTGCTGCATCGCTCCTGAATCGGGATTCGAGGACGGCATAGCGGTCAAACGGATAAACCTGGAGAATAATGCATGCCGTCTTCCTGAAGACAATGACTCTTTATCTTGA
- the recN gene encoding DNA repair protein RecN produces MMTELRIKNFIIIEDLSINFQKGLNVLTGETGAGKSILIDAISGVLGEKMTTDMIRTGFEKATLEGSFDISAMPQVKEQLDDMGIEYDDDTLMLRRELYASGKGRCFMNAVQVPLTKVKDVSEYLLDIHGQNEHQNIVKISKHRELLDSFGGHQVQVEEIRKLHDYLNGIRDKLKSFEIDEREKLRRIEYNSFAIREIDAAGLSTTEEVELKNEATLLANAEKLFRAVNRTAEHLNGENGVFQQLKRAEQSLSTVSEYDTEISNILEIVKESLFSLEDVSCFLRDYQGKIDFSPERINQVEERLALMATLKKKYGDTVEDILEYAEKARRELHAITSSDEEIERLHDEEKRTVKTAKEKALALSDARKGAARMLEDLVMKELKDLGMGGTIFRVSIKREVSPEGDIETEGKTYVLYPHGLDRVEFLISANEGEDLKQLRKVASGGEMSRIMLALKNVILSSDIVETLIFDEVDAGIGGKIADIVGKKLKLLARNRQVLLITHLPQIASMSDNHYYIQKGKTGDRVTTIVRNLNRKDKVKEIARMLSGENITDITLQHAEEMVAHAEAQ; encoded by the coding sequence ATGATGACAGAACTCCGCATAAAAAATTTTATCATTATAGAAGACCTCTCTATCAATTTTCAGAAGGGTCTCAATGTACTCACCGGTGAAACCGGCGCCGGGAAGTCCATCCTCATCGACGCCATCTCGGGCGTGCTGGGTGAAAAAATGACCACGGACATGATCCGCACCGGCTTTGAAAAGGCCACACTGGAAGGCAGCTTTGATATATCGGCAATGCCCCAGGTAAAGGAACAACTCGATGATATGGGCATAGAATATGATGATGACACTCTCATGCTCCGGAGGGAGCTCTATGCCAGCGGGAAGGGGCGGTGCTTTATGAATGCCGTACAGGTTCCGCTCACCAAGGTGAAGGATGTATCGGAGTATCTCCTGGATATCCACGGACAGAACGAGCATCAGAATATTGTGAAAATTTCGAAACACCGGGAACTGCTGGACAGCTTCGGCGGGCATCAGGTGCAGGTTGAGGAAATACGAAAACTGCACGACTATCTTAACGGCATCAGGGACAAGCTGAAATCCTTTGAAATAGATGAAAGGGAAAAACTGCGCAGGATAGAATATAATTCTTTCGCCATCAGGGAAATTGATGCGGCGGGGCTCAGCACAACCGAAGAAGTTGAACTGAAAAACGAGGCAACGCTGCTGGCAAATGCCGAGAAACTCTTCAGGGCGGTAAACCGGACAGCAGAGCACCTGAACGGTGAAAACGGCGTATTCCAGCAGTTGAAGAGAGCGGAGCAGAGTCTCTCAACGGTTTCGGAATATGACACGGAGATTTCCAACATACTGGAAATAGTCAAGGAGTCCCTTTTTTCCCTGGAGGATGTCTCCTGTTTTCTCAGGGACTATCAGGGTAAAATCGATTTTTCTCCGGAACGCATAAACCAGGTGGAGGAGCGCCTTGCTCTCATGGCCACACTCAAGAAAAAATACGGTGATACCGTTGAAGACATACTGGAATATGCCGAAAAGGCCCGACGCGAACTTCATGCCATAACTTCCAGCGACGAGGAAATAGAGCGGCTTCACGATGAAGAAAAGCGGACCGTGAAGACAGCCAAGGAAAAGGCCCTGGCCCTTTCCGATGCGCGTAAAGGGGCGGCCAGGATGCTTGAGGACCTGGTGATGAAGGAGCTGAAGGACCTGGGTATGGGCGGCACTATCTTCCGTGTATCCATCAAGCGTGAGGTTAGCCCCGAGGGCGATATAGAGACAGAAGGAAAGACCTATGTGCTTTATCCCCACGGACTGGACCGCGTGGAGTTTCTTATATCGGCCAATGAGGGAGAAGACCTGAAGCAGCTCCGTAAGGTGGCTTCGGGTGGTGAAATGTCCCGCATTATGCTGGCCCTTAAAAACGTGATCCTGTCGTCGGATATCGTGGAGACCCTCATTTTCGATGAGGTCGATGCCGGCATCGGGGGAAAGATCGCCGATATCGTGGGCAAAAAACTGAAACTGCTGGCGCGTAACCGGCAGGTCCTGCTGATCACGCATCTCCCGCAGATCGCTTCCATGTCGGATAATCACTATTACATTCAGAAGGGGAAGACCGGGGACCGGGTTACCACCATTGTCAGGAACCTCAACCGGAAGGACAAGGTGAAGGAAATTGCCAGGATGCTGTCCGGTGAGAATATTACCGATATCACCCTGCAGCATGCCGAGGAGATGGTTGCCCATGCTGAAGCCCAGTAG
- a CDS encoding NAD(+) kinase (catalyzes the phosphorylation of NAD to NADP) has translation MSLYRIPDQERRSAMIKSVAINFRPDDEASMPLIRDLVDILTQRSVQVLLPGYSILDNHGLGKFTAHEKNFTEKSDLVVAVGGDGTFLRTARMCVESGQPIMGINRGTLGFLTEFSPHEYREYFIDILEGRFSLGTRAVLKAVHLRNGKEQDSSYFINDAVLSKGAFSRAITVRLELDGEFLNCYSGDGLIIATATGSTAYSLSAGGPIISPMVNDVYLLNPVCPHSLATRSMVIPSESQLKARIVTELKNLLLTIDGQEAIHIEGNDEVLFMTTNRKINLITHPKKNFYAILREKLNWGQ, from the coding sequence ATGTCGCTCTATAGAATTCCAGATCAAGAGAGGAGATCCGCCATGATAAAGTCAGTCGCTATCAACTTCCGGCCCGATGATGAAGCCTCTATGCCTCTCATCAGGGACCTGGTGGATATACTGACACAGCGCAGCGTTCAGGTCCTCCTGCCCGGGTATTCCATACTGGATAATCATGGACTGGGTAAATTCACAGCTCATGAGAAAAATTTTACAGAAAAATCGGACCTGGTTGTGGCTGTGGGCGGTGACGGTACTTTTCTTCGAACGGCAAGAATGTGTGTGGAATCGGGGCAGCCCATCATGGGGATAAACCGGGGTACGCTGGGATTTCTCACGGAATTCAGCCCCCATGAATACCGGGAGTATTTTATCGATATTCTGGAGGGACGGTTCAGCCTGGGGACTCGTGCAGTCCTGAAGGCGGTACACCTGAGAAACGGAAAGGAACAGGACAGCTCCTATTTTATCAATGATGCCGTACTTTCCAAGGGGGCCTTTTCGCGGGCCATTACGGTGCGTCTTGAACTGGATGGAGAGTTCCTCAACTGTTATAGCGGTGACGGACTCATCATTGCCACGGCAACGGGATCTACGGCCTATTCATTGTCGGCGGGAGGGCCCATTATCTCACCAATGGTTAACGATGTGTATCTTTTAAACCCGGTATGCCCTCATTCTCTGGCCACGCGGTCCATGGTTATTCCATCGGAGTCTCAGCTCAAGGCCAGGATAGTCACGGAGCTGAAAAATTTATTATTGACAATTGACGGGCAGGAGGCTATCCACATTGAAGGCAATGATGAGGTTCTCTTCATGACAACCAACAGGAAAATAAATCTCATCACCCATCCGAAAAAAAACTTTTACGCTATTCTGAGAGAAAAACTGAACTGGGGGCAATAA
- a CDS encoding nitroreductase family protein — MNVSQAITERRSINFFDPGRTIPDETLNELFRLAGLAPSSFNLQPWEVIAVRSPERKKILRQCAYDQAKVEEASVTLIILANTIAVEENINEVLENRIRQGYMKREDLEKTRKAPFKMYGDPGSEKRTIFAVKNAAFYAMNLMIAARGLGLETHPMDGFESEKVKMEFGIPEHIIIPLLVAVGYPAEDLKLLERPARRDPEKYVMVDRYR, encoded by the coding sequence ATGAATGTTTCCCAGGCCATAACTGAAAGGCGATCCATCAATTTTTTTGATCCCGGGAGAACCATACCCGACGAAACACTGAATGAGCTGTTTCGCCTGGCCGGCCTGGCTCCTTCCTCCTTCAACCTGCAGCCCTGGGAGGTCATCGCGGTGCGCAGCCCCGAAAGAAAAAAAATTCTCCGCCAGTGCGCCTATGACCAGGCAAAGGTGGAGGAAGCCTCGGTCACTCTCATCATCCTGGCCAACACCATCGCTGTGGAGGAAAATATCAATGAGGTGCTGGAAAACCGAATCAGGCAGGGGTACATGAAACGGGAAGATCTGGAAAAAACCAGGAAAGCCCCCTTCAAAATGTACGGCGACCCCGGCAGCGAAAAGCGCACTATCTTTGCCGTCAAAAACGCCGCCTTCTACGCCATGAACCTCATGATCGCGGCCCGGGGCCTGGGACTGGAGACCCATCCCATGGACGGCTTCGAGAGCGAAAAGGTCAAAATGGAGTTCGGCATACCCGAACACATCATCATCCCCCTGCTCGTCGCCGTGGGGTACCCGGCCGAGGATCTGAAACTCCTGGAAAGGCCGGCGCGCCGGGATCCGGAAAAATATGTCATGGTTGACAGGTACCGCTAA
- a CDS encoding phosphohydrolase: MDETKTIKEILRLGSELNTVQDVDILLERILLKARRFVNADAGTIYVKEGNELVFSHAQNDTQQNKLPPGKKLIYSSFRVPINERSISGYVASRGELLNIPDVYGIESETSYHFDQSYDKRSNYTTKSMLTVPLKNQTGDVLGVLQIINTLNRDGAIDVFSSDDELYVTHFASSASMVLQRAQMTRALLLRMIQMAELRDPKETGAHVNRVASYAMEIYEKWAHYKGISPEEIERNRDVLRMAAMLHDVGKVAISDLILKKPERFTQEEFEIMKAHTFLGARLFSDKQSHFDEVAAQVALTHHENWDGTGYPGYVDANTGKPLEKDSRGKALPRKGEDISIYGRIVSLADVYDALSSKRVYKDAWQEGAVLDEIRKMKGSKFDPDLVDIFFEILDVLRSIQSRYPDHD, encoded by the coding sequence ATGGATGAGACAAAAACGATAAAGGAGATTCTCCGGCTTGGTTCCGAACTAAACACAGTTCAGGATGTTGATATTCTTTTGGAGCGCATTCTCCTGAAAGCACGGCGTTTCGTCAATGCCGATGCCGGTACCATTTATGTCAAGGAAGGCAACGAGCTTGTTTTTTCTCATGCCCAGAACGATACCCAGCAGAACAAGCTGCCTCCGGGGAAAAAGCTGATATACTCTTCTTTTCGTGTTCCCATAAATGAAAGGTCCATTTCGGGCTATGTGGCCTCGCGGGGGGAACTGCTCAATATCCCCGATGTATACGGCATTGAAAGTGAGACATCATATCATTTCGACCAGTCATATGACAAGCGCTCAAATTACACAACGAAGTCAATGCTCACGGTGCCTTTAAAGAATCAGACCGGGGATGTCCTCGGAGTTCTTCAGATAATCAATACCCTGAACAGAGACGGCGCCATTGACGTATTTTCCTCTGATGACGAACTCTACGTGACTCACTTTGCCAGCTCGGCCAGCATGGTCCTTCAGCGCGCCCAGATGACGCGCGCCCTTCTGCTTCGCATGATACAGATGGCCGAGCTCCGTGATCCCAAGGAGACAGGAGCACACGTAAACAGGGTGGCATCCTATGCCATGGAGATATACGAGAAGTGGGCCCATTACAAAGGGATATCCCCCGAGGAGATCGAACGGAACCGTGATGTCCTGAGGATGGCGGCCATGCTTCACGATGTAGGGAAGGTAGCCATTTCCGACCTGATCCTTAAAAAGCCCGAACGTTTTACCCAGGAGGAATTTGAGATCATGAAGGCCCACACCTTCCTGGGAGCCCGCCTTTTCAGTGACAAGCAGAGCCATTTTGATGAGGTTGCCGCGCAGGTGGCCCTGACCCACCATGAGAACTGGGATGGGACCGGGTATCCCGGATATGTGGATGCCAATACGGGGAAGCCGCTGGAAAAGGATTCCCGGGGAAAGGCGCTCCCGCGCAAGGGTGAGGATATTTCCATCTACGGCCGAATAGTATCGCTTGCCGATGTCTATGATGCCCTTTCTTCAAAACGCGTATACAAGGACGCCTGGCAGGAGGGAGCAGTGCTTGACGAAATCAGGAAAATGAAGGGTTCAAAATTTGACCCCGACCTGGTGGATATTTTCTTTGAAATACTCGATGTGCTGCGCTCCATACAGTCGCGCTATCCCGATCACGACTGA